A stretch of DNA from Pseudorca crassidens isolate mPseCra1 chromosome X, mPseCra1.hap1, whole genome shotgun sequence:
GCCTCCATCAAGTCTTCTGGGAATTTCCCAAGAACCCTCAGGAAAGGGTCCTTTAGGCAGATGACACCTATGGCCAACGGCAAAGTATGGATAAGGACTTAGGGTCATACACAGAAGGGAAGTTCAGATACCACAAGCCTCCTCCATGGAGGATGGGCAGCCACAGCCACAAACACCGCAACCCAGCCCTTGCTGGTTCTCAAAGCCAGACCTGGACAGAACCTTCCAGAAATGCACAAACATAAACTGTGCTCAGAACAGCAGAACTCACTGATGTCAGGACGAATCCTAAGTAACTTAGCATTTGAGTACAAAGTCCCAAAATGGCCAGTGATGGAATTCCGATCTCTGTGCTGTAACGGTGGTATTTGGCGGTCCATGTAAATAACAATGAAAGAATCGTAAGAACTAACATTTCTTCCACACTCACTCTCTCCCAGGCAACCTGTCAAGACTTTCACACATGACCTTATTGACCTTCACCCATGACCTTACTGACCTTCACGCATGACCTTACTGACCTTCACCCATGACCTTACTGCCCTTCACACATGACCTTACTGCCCTTCACACATGACCTTACTGACCTTCACGCATGACCTTACTGACCTTCACAATGACCTTATTGACCTTCACAAAAATCCTAAAGCGCAGACTCTCATCTCTCCCCGTTACGGGGACGCCCGCCCCCCAAAATGGAATGGTTAGTAACTTGCACCAGCTCACACGGCTAAACGCAGGAGACGCTGGGATCAAAGCCACAAAGTCAGATCCCAGTTTTCTAGCCACTTCAGGACCCCCTCGGCCGCCTTCCACGTGTTTGTGCCAACCTGAGCTctgctttttagttctttttttttaaaagaaagcacgCTTTTCAAAGCAGCAAGGCCCCATGGAAAGGACGCGGCGGTGAGCGCCTTACCGTTCTCTCTGAAGCAGAGCTTCTTCTTCTGGTAGGCGATGAAGCTGGAGATGGCCCCGGCCACGGCCACTGCGACGGCACCGATGATCCCAGGGACCACCCCCGGGGAGTCGGCTGTGGAAGGAAGCACAGGACACCATGACACACGTACCCCTCGCGCACGGACCACGCCGGGGGCTGGCGGCCCTGCccggaggaagggggtggggctgaggccTGAGAGGCGGGGCCCCCGGTAACCACGGAGGGCCCGTCACTCCGGAGCCACGTCGGAATTCATGTTACTCCGCGAGCTGTCTCCAACCCAAGAACTGGCTCCCAGTGGGAGGCCAaaccccacccttccccacccctagGACCAGCTCAGCTGCCCTCCCAGCTCAGTGAGGAAGGCCTCAGGTGGGCGATAAATCCCGGCGGGGACCATCCAGAGGCCGTGTGACCTCAGGCCGCCAGGTGGCCGTCTCCTCATGTACCTTCCGAAAAATCAGAGTCGCCCACCTCTTCGCTAGTCTCATGTGCTCTACGGTGACGGGGTTTCCACCCCCCACCGAGAATCCTAAAACTACCTGCATCCGCCCCACATCTACAGCTGTTTCTTGACACGGCAGGTGCACAAGACATCCTCCCCCGTGAATAAAAAGGAGGACGGTGTGATGGACGGTTCACCCTATGTGTCAGCTGGACTGGCCAGGGCCTGCTAGGCAGCTGGGAACACTTTATTTCTGGATGTGTCCATGTGGCcctctccagaaaaaaataacGTTCGAACCCGTTAGCCTGGGTAAAAGCCCTCACCAACGTGGACGGGCATCGTTCAATCCACTGAGGGTCTGATGAGATCACAAAGGGACAATTTGCTCTCCGCCTGAGCTGGCACGTCTGTCTTCTCCCGCCCTTGGACATTGGTGATCCTGCTTCTTGGGATtttggactcagactgggacCTACGCCATTCGCTGTCCTGGTTGTCGGTGTTTCGCATGGGGACTGACTGGCCACTTCCCTGAGTGTCCGGCGTGCAGACAGCAGATCGAGGCCCTTCTCAGCCTCCGTAACTACGTGGGCCAACTCCTTACAATAAGTGTCTTTCTACTCATCTCTATACATCCTAGTGGTCCCGTTTCTCTGGAGGACCCTGGGTAATATGGGTGGCGTTCCTTCTTAGGGCACCATGGGAGGGCGACTGAACTTAAAATGCAGATCCCGTCAGTAGCAGGTAGACCTCAAGCTAGTGCTCTTCACGGacactgtggggttttttgttttttgggtttttttttgcggtacgcgggcctctcactgctgtggcctctcccgttgcggagcacaggctccggatgcgcaggctcagcggccatggctcacaggcccagccgctccgcggcatgtgggatcctcccggaccggggcacgaacccgtgtcccctgcatcggcaggcggactctcaaccactgtgccaccagggaagccctggtttttttttttaacaaattgaaggtttgtggccacCCTACGCCAGGCAAGTCTATCAGCGCCATTCTTCCAACACCATTTGCCCACCTCACGTCTTtgcatcacattttggtaattcttctAATATTTCAAGTTTTTCATTATGATTCTGTTTGTGACGGTATCCGTGATCTCTGACGTTACTCCTATGACTCGCTGAAGACTCAGAGGGTGGTGAGCATTCATTAGcaataaaaagttttataaatCTAGGCCTGCACGTGGTGTTTTTTCTTGGCCATAATGCCGCTGCACACTGAacagactacagtgtagtgtgAACATCCCTGTTAGATGCACTGGGGAACCATACAATTCGTGCGACTTGCGGTATCGCGATATTCGCTTGACTGCGGTGGCCTGGACCTGAATCCTCAGCATCTCCGGGGTCTGCCTGTGTTTCCGCTGAGCCCCCTTGGAACGCGTGTCCAGAGAACCATTCTTCATGTCAGTATCTTTCAGATGACGCTGCAAATACTAAAAGTGAGGCTGTGACCACTGGCTCCTGCTTTCCTCAATAGTACACGTGAGGAACCCAGGACATCAGGAACCAGGGGTACGTACCCTGGTCCGCCCCTCCAGGCCTCTGGTTGCCGCCATCACCGCCTCCTGTAAGAGAGGAACGAGGCTTGGTGACAAATGGCGCTGGGAAGACGTTCGGTAACCGAAAACTCATACCAAGGACCAGCTCCTCTGACCCTGAGTTGTGAAGGTTCCTTAAGAGGAATGACCGTGGGACTGATGACGCCGTTAATATCAGGGTGTCCCTTTCCACTGATGGGAGGGGCTGTCCTCATTCTGCGGGAGGTATCACCTGTCTTGCTCCCGTGTCCCTGAAATCCAGGCTTGGCACCTGACTCAACCCCCTGGCCCCATGGTGGGCCCCAGGAGACCCACTGAGTCTTCAAAGTCCCCCAGGGATTCGGGGAGAAACCCAGCAAGGGCCTCAGAGCCCACCTGAGAAGTGCGCACAGCTCTACTCCacccttgaagaaaaaaaagagaaaaaaaagagagaaaaaaaagtggaggaaaaaaagaaactaagaaaccTAAATGCTCGCATGGCTATGGGGTCATCCCAGGCACATTCCTGTTACCTCTCAGGCCCCCAGTCTCACTAGGGGTGGTTGTCAGCCATGTGCCATCCAGGGACCCACCACCTCTGGGTATGGTCTTCCTTCATGCTTTCCCCGGGGCTAAGGGATACCGCTTCACCACCCCCTCTACTTTTTCCACATTTAATGCCAAGGGATACTcgatgtttttgttgttgtttgtctcgttttgttttttctttttgcccacACTACGCAGCTTgtgaatcttagctccccgaccagggactgaacctgcaccctcggcagtgaaagcgaagagtcctaaccactggaccgtcaggccATTCCTGATACTTGATGTTAAGCTGATGCTTGTACAATTATTAGTGCACAAACCAGGAATCCACCCAGTGGACTGTACACTTGTGAGGGTGCCTTTAGCTTTGTTTAATGTCAGCCAGTCACTCCCAGTGTGTCTTTACAGTATAGTCACACAGGCACTGCATGTTACATGGCTATGGAGCAACACTGCCTGCTACAAAGGAGGGGCTGCATGTTACGCAGCTACAGAGCCAGCGTACGGCCTGTTACATTCAGTGGGTAAGAGCACGTTACACGGGTATCAAACTAGAATCCTGTCTGTTAACACTCCTCAAAATGGGGCGATCTTGTACAGCACCTAGAGATGTAAATTTAAACGGAAAACCAATTAGAAGGTAGACAGCTAGCCACTGCAGACATGACTTTGGGGACCAGGGTAGAAGGGGTTTACTCTGAAAGGTATGTGAGCTCAAGAGGGGAGGTAGGGGCATTCCCGGTAGAAGGCAAACGAGACGATAAAAAAGCATGTCACCGTAAGGGCGTGACTGATAGAAACAGACTTATAACCCTTTGGGGGCTGGTTCATCCATTGATGTCAATCAATGGCACTCCAACAAGCAAGGATTCAAAGCAAAAATGTTTCCAGTAACATTTAAGGCAGGCCAGAGAGGAATGAACCCAGCAATCTCTTACATGGTCCTCTTACCAGTGGGACTATCAACGATCCCAGCCATTCTGGAAAGCAATTTAGCAATCCATGAAGGGATGTAAAAGTGGGAACTCCTTTCAGAAACCCTACTTCTTAGAAACCACCTTAAGGGAACCACATGGAGGACATCCGATATCAAAGCGTAAAGATATGTACAAGAAACTGGTGCAGAATCTAAAAATCACAACAGACTACTGAAAATACCAAAAAAGCAGCagcctcacagatatagagaacaaacgagtGGTTCCCAGTGGTTCCCAGTAGGGAGGAGTGGTTCCCAGTCTGTGCCCAGGGGGACGGGCAAAatagggggaggggattaagaggtacaaactactatatataaaatcaataagctacaaggatagattgcacaacacagggaatagagccagtatcttataataactttaaatggagtacaacCTAGAAAAATACTCAATCACTAcgtcatacacctgaaacttatacaatACTGTACATCAACGATAAACTCAAAAAAAAGTATTAAGGAGTATCAGGCagttaacaaataaaaatgttatttttttattaaaaaaaaagaaactggtatAACCTAAATGCttaaaaagagaagggagaatAAATAGATTTTACACGCAGGGGGAAGAACACGGGTCAGGGCGGGAGTGTGGGGAGACATCAGAGCATGAAAGTCCCTCCCCAAGGAGGTCAGAGTCATGGGTCACATGACTCTGACACatcatcttattattattatatttattattatatattattattattattcaccgTTTACGCTCCATTCtccaagaaacaaacaagaacCAGAGCTCGATGGCAGAGTTAGAAATAAAAGACTTCCCAAACTGGGGGCTGAAGCCAGGGTTTTCTACCTGGGGGGGGGGAAGCTGGAGTTAACTGCCATGGAAGGAGCTTCCCTCCAGGTGGAGGTCCAGAGGCTCTGAGTCTGCAGCCCTCCTAGGAGGCTGTGGGCCAAGAGTGACGCCCAAATTCAAGCCTGACGCACAATCTTTCCCCACCTCCTGAGGGTGACCCAAAGGAATCCTGGGGGAGAAGATCTTTACCTTGTGTCTGGCTATTCCTTATATATTACATACACATATGCTACACATATACCTATTTTAGATTACATATGCATAACAGATGAatacagtaaaaatatatttatatgtaacatacatatacactatcatttatacatacataagtACATAAAAATGACTATATATTTCATCAAGTTATAACTATTCTAAGCATATATtaattttacacttattttttattatatttaaatactgCTTTGCCTCCACATGGACCTAAGATTTTAAAGACAGAGGTGGAAAAGGACCTACGGTAGAGCACAGGGGACTCCGCTCAATATTCCGTAATCACCTacacaggaaaagaatttgaaaaagaacagacacGTGTCTATGTAGAACTGACTCACTCTGCtctacacctgaagctaacacaacattgttcatcacctctactccaatataaaataaaaaactgagggacttccctggcggtccagtggttaacactctgcccttcctggcgtgggttcaatccctggtcggggaactaagatcccacatgccgcgcggcgcagacaaaagattaaaaaaaagagagagagagacaaaaaaaggaGGGGAACCCTACCTCCATCTGAAGTCCCATCAGTAAGGTCCGAATCCGAAAAGCCATCTAGAAGGAAAAAGACAGCATCATGTCTCACATCAGAACCGTCGGGAGCATCTTGATGTCTTGGGGTGAAGGGAAACGTATCAGAATCAAAAGCAGACATGGGGTGGCGGGGAACCCCATACACGTACTACTCTATGGAAGGAATCTTTCAAAGATACAATTActggacttccccagtggcgcagtggttaagaatccacctgccaatgcaggcgacacgggtacgagccctggtccgggaagatcccacatgccgcgaagcaactaagcctgtgcgccacgactaccgagcccgcgagccacaactacggagcccgcgtgccgcaactactaaagcccgcgcgcctagagcccgtgctccgcaacgagcgaagccaccgcaatgagaagcgcacgcaccgcaacgaagacccgacgcagccaaaaataagtaaataaataaaataatttatttattaaaaaaaaagaaataaaaccataagaAAGCATATGAAGGTGGCTTCAATTTGCTTTGCAACTCATACTTCTAAAATAGCAGAGAaacataacattttcaaaattaggGATTAGTTATGACAGTATATAACTGCCAAGAAAAGTCAtatgataaaaattattaaatggcaTAAGAAAATGCTTATGGAATACTAATAAGCAAAACATAATGTTATGACACAGTGTGAATAAAAGATTGACAGTTTTACTTAACAGTTGTTTCATTTAAATTGATATAAAATACTAGGGAGAAAAACCATCTTCACTGTGGTAGAGGATGGACAGTATTTCTACTTTTCtgcattaaaaattaaacaaatgtataAACAATCAAAAAAGCCAACTCAAAATCTGAAGTTTCAACAGCCATTCAACTCAGAACACTGATGTTGGTCAAATACTCAGAGAATACTATGATGTGTCCGAAAAAAGGCggcaaaaacctttaaaaaaaaaaaacaaaaccaagagctTCTCTAAAGGGAAAGAACAAGCTGATACGTTTCTCCATATTGATTCTCTATATTTAAAATCttacatttaatgttttaaagtttccATTAAAACCTTGGAAGTTAAATCAGCAAACTAAAAATCAACCCCGAACcaaaaatatctttttgaaaACTGTTTTCCACGACTGGAAGATGGGCATTACCTCGCGCAGAGAGTTCACAGTAAGATCGCGCTAAATCTGAAATTACCTCCTTTCAGCTGACATGGAAATCGCTGTACTCTGAAAAACACACAAGAACCCACAGGGGCGAGAAGGTCTTACCAGAAGAGCCGGGCTGCTTGGGGTTTGGATTAGGTTTTGGTTTGGGTGCTTCGGGTGTCACCGGGTCATCTGTAAAAGAGGAGAAGTGCAATTATGAGCACTTTGCAGTCAAAACAACAAAACGTGCACTTGCACACAGGTGGTTTACTGAACAGTTAGAAACGGAAGCGTGTCCTTTGTCACGGCGGGGCAAGTACTTTGTCATGATGGGGATACCCATACACACAGGCACCTGTGGACTTCTTTCCATCATCATTCAGCTGCAATACTTAAATTCATGTATTtccaatagaaaataaagcagatgGCTGGACCAGCTACAGAGTCTGCGGAGCCCGGGGCAAAATGAGAATGCAGAGTCCCTTGCTTAAACTGTACTAAGAAATTCAATATGGCGGCCACAGAGCAGTCCACCAAGGAGGGAAGCCCTTCTGAGTGTGGAGCCCTGTGTGACCCTACGCACCCACGAGGCCAGCCCTGGCAAGGACATTCAGTTTGTCTTATATCACCCCAAAGACTGTAAgagctttaaaataaaagcaggcCTACGGATAAAAGCCAGAAAAACTCAACCACAACAAACAATACATCTATCCCTTAGGTTTTCGTGGTAAAAACGAATTCGACTTATTTAAAAGAGACAAGCCTCTTTGCAATGATAAATAAGCAAGTCAGACACATAGGAGATTTAAGAGGTACCACTTACTGTTCCCTCCACCAAGGGCATCTTCTAAATTGAAGTTATCatctaaaggagaaaaacagatagTTAATACTGAAGTTCTGGGTGAAACGAGGAACAGAAATGACTTCCTTAATAGATGGAGGAAACACTGCATCTCCACAT
This window harbors:
- the LOC137217201 gene encoding CD99 antigen-like isoform X2, whose product is MARRAALALLLFGLLGTQVPTRGQDFDLSHALDDKKPTPVPPKKATDDNFNLEDALGGGNNDPVTPEAPKPKPNPNPKQPGSSDGFSDSDLTDGTSDGGGGDGGNQRPGGADQADSPGVVPGIIGAVAVAVAGAISSFIAYQKKKLCFRENADQGEMNMENHQGTNAEPPESSQPGGELDQEQEVVQIMETSQGQRWDVQ
- the LOC137217201 gene encoding CD99 antigen-like isoform X1, producing the protein MARRAALALLLFGLLGTQVPTRGQDFDLSHALDDKKPTPVPPKKATDDNFNLEDALGGGNNDPVTPEAPKPKPNPNPKQPGSSDGFSDSDLTDGTSDGGGGDGGNQRPGGADQADSPGVVPGIIGAVAVAVAGAISSFIAYQKKKLCFRENADQGEMNMENHQGTNAEPPVQQTLLEK